In Acinetobacter wanghuae, the sequence AAGCGCCTTGTATAAACACGCCCATATTCCAACCGCACAGTATGTGGATTTAAACCAAGACTTTTGCAATTTAAGAACAGCGCTTGAATATCAATATCCGAATAAAACCGAGATGTTGGATTCACTGAAAAAGTTTCAGGTGGATTGGCACAAGCCCATCGTGATTTATGACCGAGAAAATCATATTTGGGCAGCGCGACTGTTTTGGATTTTGAAAGCATTTGGGCATCCGCAAGTTCAGGTCTTACACGGTGGATTTAAGGCATGGCAACAACAGAACTTAAGCGTATCTGATCAGATCAAAAAGCCAATCGCATCTTTCAATGTCGCAGCGTTGACATTTGATTCGACTTATTTTGCAGACATTAATGATGTCAAAAATGTCGTTGTAGGGCATTCGAATGTACAACTCTTAAATGTATTAAGAGCAGAAGTTTTTCGTGGTGATGAATTGCGCTACTCGCGTGCAGGGCATATCCCGAAAAGTATCAATATTCCATTTGCCCAATTTTTAGATGAAAACGGCAAATTTAAAGCGTCAATTTTCAATTTTGTTGCCCAATTTGGGCTCGATTTAAACCGAGAAATCATTGTCTATTGTGGCAGTGGGATTACTGCAAGCGGAGCCGCATTGGCTTTGCGTCAGGCTCAGGCAACATCCATTAAAATTTATGATGGTTCGATGTCAGAGTGGAGTGCAGATCCCGATTTACCCCTTCAAATAATGGTGTGAAAAAGTAGGAACATGTTATGGCGATTAAAGCATTATGGTATTTGAGCACTGCGGATGGGCAATACCCGTGGATGTCTGAAGGGTTTTATCCAGTTGATTTTCAGCGCTATAAAAAATTAGCTCAGACCATTGATCAAGGCGGATTTTATGGTGCTTTGGTTGCAACATGGCCGAACGATCCTTTAACCTCGGCATCGTCTGTCGCGGGTTCTACCGAAAATATGAAGTTTTTGGTGGCTGAATATGCAGGGTTAACCCCCGCTAAACTTTTAGCAGAACAAGCCCTGACCTTTGAGAAATTCCATGGCAGCCGTTTGTTGTTTAATCATATTAATGGTACGCCACAGCGTATTGGTACCTATGGGGTCGACTTAACACCTGAGACGCGTTATGCACTCGGTCAAAGTTACTGGGAAGAATTCCAAACCCATTATAACAAAGGCAATAAATCACTGTTCCCGAACACAGATTTTACCATTGAACCGACAACACCAAATGGTATTCCGCTTTGGGGCACAGGAGATTCCGCAGCAGGTATTCAACATGCAGGGCAAGTGGTCAACGTATACTTACTGATGATTCGTGAATTGCATCGTGTGAAAGATCAATTCTCACGTGCTGTTGCGGCAGCCAAAGATAATGGTCGTACATTTAGTGACTTGGGTGCATTGACCAGTGTCACTGTACGTACATCACAAGCTGAAGCTGAAAAACAGTTCTATCAAATTTTTGAAAAAACTGGCGCTGAATTGTTGAAGCAAAAATTAGATGTATCCATCAAACGTAAAACGGGTGGTGAGCAAAGTATTCATGACTTTAAAGCACCCGATGCGCAGCGCCAAGAATGGGTGGATTACATCCGTAAAGGTCAGTTGCCACCGCTTGAATCGTTACGTTTAGAAGATAATTTATTTGCCGGCATGAGTGCTTGGTCATCGTTGGACATTTTCGGGTTTGCATCTTCAGCAGCATATTTGGTCGGTAGCCCTGAAAATATCGCAGCACAAGTCGAAACTTATCATAAAGAAGCCGGTTTAAGCGCCTTAATTATGTCGGGCTGGCCTCTGATTGAAGAAGCAGAATATACCGCGAAGTTGCTCTTGCCCTTGTTAAAAGACATTGGTGAATAATGCAGATTTTAATTCAAGATCAGCCGTTTGAGAAAATTGAATTTCAAGCGGTGTTATTTGATTTAGATGGTACTTTGGTTGAATCAACAGGGCTCATTAGAGATATTTTATCGCACTGGGCGGTTGAGCAAGGTTTAGATGCTGACGCTGTATTGAACTTTTCGCATGGCAAGCGGACTCAAGATATTGTGGCGAACTTTATTCACGATGAATCTTGTTCGTTGCATTATCAAAAGTTAACCGAGAAATTTTTAGCAGCATCAGTTCATACGCAAGCCATTCAAGCTGCTGCAACATTTATTCAGGTTTTAAATCAACATCATGTACCTTGGGCAGTGGTCAGTTCTTCTGAACGCGAGTTGATTTTTGCACGTATGCAAGCAGCAGATTTACCGATGCCAGAATATGTGGTCGCAGCGGAAGATATTGTTCAGGGGAAACCCAATCCCGAAGGTTATTTAAACGGGGCGAAGCTACTTCATATCCCGCTTGAGCAATGTGTAGTGTTTGAAGATTCAGCAGCAGGTATTCAGGCAGCACAGGCCGCTGGTGCTCAAGTTATTGTTGTGGGTGCTGAAGACGCTGCATATACGCATATCTCAGACTTTGGTCAGATCAAATATCTGGACTAAATACTCTTAATGTGTTGTAAAAAAATTAGATCCCGCGGGGTCTAATTTTTTATGTCCAATATTTAAAGCTTAGCACGTCATGTTCTGAAGGCGCATACATTTTCATTCATCGGATTATTCAGCAGAGTTGCTGAGAGCTTTGTATATTAAATCGCCGTCTATCATGGAAAAGATAAAGGGCGATAAAGAAGCACAATAATAAAATGAGGAATAAAAATGATAAACAATAAGATGATGATACAGTTAACGGCTTTGGTTATGGGGCTATCCGCTTGCAGTATTGGGTCGATTCATGCCGCTTCAGCAACCCCAATACAACCTGCAAATACGCAACAAGTCTTTTTTGTCGGAAATAACTGGGATGGTACAGTCACGGTGATTCGATCTGGCGGTGATTTTTCTAAAGTAGGTGTCATTAATATGATTCCTGATCGAAAAGAACGCTTAAAAGAAATTCATCTAAATCCAATTCAGCTGATTGCCTACACCTATATTCAAGCGACTGCTGGACAGGGTAATGATCAGTTGGTCGATGATATGTATTCAACTCCAGATGGTCAGTCGGTTGTGGCATCTCGTCCAAGTTTTGCCGATGTTGTATCGATTAATATTAAGACAGGAAAAATAAACTGGCGTAGCAAGGTTGAAGGTTTCCGTGCTGATCATATGGCAGTCTCACCAGATGGTCAGCGTGTGGCTGTATCGGCATCCTCAGGTAATGTCGTTCATGTGTTAGATATCAATACAGGGAAGGAATTGGGACGTTTTCCAACAGGCGACAAACCACATGAAAATATTTACTTTGCGGGCGGGAATAAAATCTTAAATTCGTCGATTGGTAATGTTGAAACACCATTAGATGCATCTTGGCAAGATTTCACCAAGGGTAAGCGCATGATCACGATTGCAGATGCCAATAATTATAGCGTGTTAAAGAAAATTGATTTTCGTCCTGCACTAGACAAGTTTGGTCGTAAAGATTTATCTAATTCAGTACGCCCAATGGTCTTTAGCAATGATGAAACCAAACTGTATGCACAAGTTTCATTTTTCAATGGCTTGGTCGAATACGACTTAATCAATGATAAAGTGACACGTATTGGTCAATTACCGGGCAGCACTAAAATTCCGAAAGATCGCACCAAATGGGTTAATGACTCACGTCATCATGGTTTATCTATCAGCGCTGATGGAGAAAAACTCTGTGTTGCAGGCACAATGGATGACTATGCCACCATTGTCGATCGTAAAACCCTGCAAGCTGGAAAATTGATTCCCGCAGGAAAACCCTATTGGGCAACCCGTAGTCCAGATGGCAAAAGCTGCTTAATTTCAGAAAGTGATACGGATGTTGTGACCGTGATTGATTTTGCTACAGGCAATAAAGTGTTGAGCGTGCCTGTTGGAAATCATCCACAACGCGTACGTTTGGGTTATGCACCAGCAGATTGGTCTACAAAATAATAATTGAAAGAAGATACTGATTGAGCAATTCATCAGTATCTTTTAAACAAAAGAAAAATTATGTCTAAGTTTTCTAAAATAAGTTTTTTGTTTATAGCGATGATTCTGAGTTTGGCAGCCTTGGTATTTTTGCTGAAACCAAATAATGCTGAACTGCATCAAAGCAATTCAACTCATCCAATCGTATTGAAGCAAAACGTATCTCAACTTAATCCACAAACCACGACAGTGGAAATATCTTCGGATACTCAAAAAGATGAAGCATTCTTAGAGCAGCGAACAAGATTGTATGAATTTTTAGGTGAACTTTCGTTTGATATGATTGAAGGGCAAAAGCCAGATTTAAGACAAGTCACAGACATGATGAGATCGCAAAATGAATTGGTCAGACAAGGGCTTGTCGAGCCGCAAGAAGCATTGAATTACTTAGAATTTTTGAAACAGATTTTTCCAGAAATGGAAACTGAATTGGTCGCATTTATTGAAGAAATAAATGCTGAAAATGATTTGAAAAAATAAACACTCCGACGATGCCGCTGCAATATTATTACCCTGAACCCGATGAATTTAAAGATGATTACATCAATTAAGCAACATTAAAATGTATTGAACAATAAAAATAATTCTATAATGCATCTTAATTTCTTTAAAAATAAAAAGCCGATCCCAAGATCAGCTTTTTATTGCATATTAAAACTCAATCACTTAAATACTGCACATGATTCCAGTGATGAGTGCAACCACCGCACACGCAATGACAATAAGTTTAATTTTGTTTTGCGCGTAGCTCAGACTTAGTCCTACCAAAATGGCAGCAAAACTCAAGCTACCGACCCAATAACTGATCATATTACTAAGTGCACCAGTGATAGCACAAAGTCCTAAAGCAACGGCTAAAATGATCCAACCCAAAATTGTGGCAAGTCGGGTTTTAGGGGCAGCTAATATTTGTCCAAATATTTGTTTTTGATGTTTTTGCATAGATGCTGCTAGTGCAAAGAATCCAAGCGAGGTAATAGACCAAATCAGTAAAAAGAACATCATGATACAGACTCCTCTATCGCCACTTTACCTTTCTTCGTAGCCAAGCCTTTATGACTTTTCACTCGTTTGAATGCAAATAAGAAGATGAGTGCCATGACCCACATTGCAAGATCAAAAGAGGCAATCATCCATTGACCATTCGTTATGGTATTCCAAAGGGCTTGCCCACCTGTTAAGACATTTACAATGGGGAGGAGTGCAAAAGCAATCGTTGCAAAGGCTAAAAGTTCTAACCATGCTTGACGATGATTTCGGATAATTGCATAAACCAATACCAATGCCCAGACGATAAAGAAGCTTCGGATTTCCCAATTTAGACGCATCGCCATATCCGCAGGAATGAAACGATTGGCGTAGAAATATGCAGCACATGCGATCGGTAAACCGATAATGGCGGCAATGTTTGTGACTTCCACCAGACGGTAACCAAATGATTTATAGCCTTGCTTCTGCTGTTGTGGCGCACGTTTGATACACCATAAAATCAAGCCTGTTGCAATCATTAAGGTGCCCACTACACCTGACATAAACAGTAACCAACGTAAGGCTAAGTCAACGCCACGTGCTTCATGCAACGAGGTAAAGACGTTATAAATGCCATTGGCGACAGAAGGGGTTTTGAATACAGTTTGATCGGTCTTCAATTCACCATTTACGCCATTGAACGCTAAGCTTGGGTAAACATTACGATAGGCAACACTGACACCATTTAGCGCTTTCAGCTCGATTTCTGCTTTACTCGTATTTGGTTTAATAATGGTGATGGTTGCGACTTCATTTTTAGGCCATTCTTTTTGCGCCGTTGCAAAAATCGGTTCGAAATCTGTCAATGCTGCAGGGCGTTCACGACGACCTTCGTCACGACCACGTCTGCCTTCACCGTCACCACGTACATTCATAGCAGCATGTTCGTTTTTTCCACGTGGGCGACCTTCACCTTTAGAACGTTCTTGACGACCTTCTGCATGATCACCGCGTGCTTGCATATTCCCACGTTCAGCGTGACCTTCGCTATTACGTAAGCCACGTTCTTCGCCGTCACCACGCGCAGACATGCCACCGCGTTCATCACGACCTTCCTTCGATTCAGCTTTGTTGCCATTGTCTTGAATCAGGCTTTTACGTTGCTCTTGTAAAAATGCACCGCGATTCTCATAAATCTGGTTGACCCCCCAAGGCATGATCGTAAATAGAAGTAATAATAAACCACTGAAAGTAATCATGATATGGAAGGGGAGTGCAAATACAGCAGTCGCATTATGTGCATCGAGCCATGAGCGTTGCCCCTTACCAGGGCGGAAGGTGAAGAAATCTTTAAAAATTTTCTTATGGGTAATGACACCACTAATGATGGCAACCAACATGAGTAAAGTTGCGATACCCACAATCCAGCGTGCCCACATGCGCGGTAAGCCATACAATTCAAAATGAAAACGATACAAGAAGCTACCGCCACGTGTTTCGCGAGCTTCTAATACTTCACCTGTTGCACTATCAAGGGTAATTCGCGTGCCACCGCGACGTGCACGTGGGTCTTCGTCGACACCACGCACACTAATTGTTGTCACATTTTGACGAGAATTGGGGAGTTGAATTGACCAACTGCCTGCATCGGCATGATGTTGTTGTAAGTAGTCTAATGCAACACGGGTTTGTTCAATTTGAGAGGGTTGAGGCACAGATTGATGAAATTCTGGCTTCATCCATGTACTAATTTCATTTTGGAAAAAGCTTAAAGTGCCTGTTAAAAAGATGGCATACAACAGCCAACCTAAAATTAGACTTGCCCATGTATGTAGCCATGACATCGATTGGCGTGGACCTTCTGGTTTTGCATCGGGTCTCATATTATCGTCCTAAAAAGCGGTAGATGATGTAGAACAAAACACATGGAATCATGATGCCTAAACTTGCTTTTAATGTTTTATTCACCATAAATACCCAAATAAATGCACAGGCTTGCAAGGTAAAAGCTATTAATGTCGCAGACATCGCTGCACTCGTACCAAAATCAGAAAATAATTGTGCAATTACAATGGCAACAAGGGATGCCAATATATACCCACCTAAAGCTGCTAATAGAAAACGATAAAAAATCATGAAACGATAAGACATTATTTTTGGCTTATATTTAGTTTCGGACGATGTTTTAGATGTAAGAACCTGATCAGCGGCTACAACATCCATATTCGGACTACTCATCATTGAAAATTCGCTCCACAACTATTGGGAATTTTATTGTTGCGAATGATAACAATTATTATTTATATTTTGAATCATTATCTTAAAATATTATTTTATGAGCATGTGAGATAGTTAATTATTAATTAACTCATTGTTTATAAACTAAAATAAATCAGAAATAGAGTTTTAAAAAACACATATATGAAGAAAAATTTAGCAATCCACGCCTCTACATTAATGATAATAATTATCATTTGCTATTGAATTCTCATTTGTTTTGACTACAATGAGCCAAAATCTACATATTTACTCCATAATTATGGATGGGAAATTTATAATGAATAGCCGTTTTTTGAAATCAACATTGGCTTTTGCTGTACTTACAGCAATGGGTTTACCTACTCAAGCACAAGAACAAACAGCAAAGCTAGATACGATTGTGGTCACAACGGCAGGTGGATACGAACAGAATATTGCAGATGCTGCAGCAACGATATCGGTGATTACAGCCGAAGAACTTCAAAAAAAATCATATAGTGATGTCACGGATGCCTTAAAAAATGTACCTGGTGTATTTGTACAGGGTGGTGGTACAAACCAAACTGTTTCTATTCGTGGTATGGGCTCAGCATATACACTATTTTTAATTGATGGTCGTCCTATGAATGATGGAAGTCTGTTGACAACCAACGGCGGTATTCAAGGTGCATCGGTTAACTTCTTACCACCCATTGAGTCGATTGAGCGTATTGAAATTATTCGTGGCCCATCGTCTTCACTTTATGGTTCAGATGCCATGGGTGGTGTGATCAATATCATCACGAAGAAACATCAAGATCGTTTGACTGCAAGTATTCGTACCGAATATATCAAAGCGGATAAGTCCAATGATGTGAACAATGATGCAACCAATACCAGCCTTTATGTCAATGCACCGTTAATTGATAACTTGTTGTCTTTACAAGTGACGGCAGGTCTTCAAACGATTGATGAAAGTTCACTGCAAAAGAACACTGCTGAAACGGGTG encodes:
- a CDS encoding sulfurtransferase, with the translated sequence MNDLIQPETLLRQLNTVQIFEVGAKTAQPIQAEKASALYKHAHIPTAQYVDLNQDFCNLRTALEYQYPNKTEMLDSLKKFQVDWHKPIVIYDRENHIWAARLFWILKAFGHPQVQVLHGGFKAWQQQNLSVSDQIKKPIASFNVAALTFDSTYFADINDVKNVVVGHSNVQLLNVLRAEVFRGDELRYSRAGHIPKSINIPFAQFLDENGKFKASIFNFVAQFGLDLNREIIVYCGSGITASGAALALRQAQATSIKIYDGSMSEWSADPDLPLQIMV
- a CDS encoding PepSY domain-containing protein, giving the protein MRPDAKPEGPRQSMSWLHTWASLILGWLLYAIFLTGTLSFFQNEISTWMKPEFHQSVPQPSQIEQTRVALDYLQQHHADAGSWSIQLPNSRQNVTTISVRGVDEDPRARRGGTRITLDSATGEVLEARETRGGSFLYRFHFELYGLPRMWARWIVGIATLLMLVAIISGVITHKKIFKDFFTFRPGKGQRSWLDAHNATAVFALPFHIMITFSGLLLLLFTIMPWGVNQIYENRGAFLQEQRKSLIQDNGNKAESKEGRDERGGMSARGDGEERGLRNSEGHAERGNMQARGDHAEGRQERSKGEGRPRGKNEHAAMNVRGDGEGRRGRDEGRRERPAALTDFEPIFATAQKEWPKNEVATITIIKPNTSKAEIELKALNGVSVAYRNVYPSLAFNGVNGELKTDQTVFKTPSVANGIYNVFTSLHEARGVDLALRWLLFMSGVVGTLMIATGLILWCIKRAPQQQKQGYKSFGYRLVEVTNIAAIIGLPIACAAYFYANRFIPADMAMRLNWEIRSFFIVWALVLVYAIIRNHRQAWLELLAFATIAFALLPIVNVLTGGQALWNTITNGQWMIASFDLAMWVMALIFLFAFKRVKSHKGLATKKGKVAIEESVS
- a CDS encoding DUF3325 domain-containing protein, yielding MMFFLLIWSITSLGFFALAASMQKHQKQIFGQILAAPKTRLATILGWIILAVALGLCAITGALSNMISYWVGSLSFAAILVGLSLSYAQNKIKLIVIACAVVALITGIMCSI
- a CDS encoding LLM class flavin-dependent oxidoreductase, with the protein product MAIKALWYLSTADGQYPWMSEGFYPVDFQRYKKLAQTIDQGGFYGALVATWPNDPLTSASSVAGSTENMKFLVAEYAGLTPAKLLAEQALTFEKFHGSRLLFNHINGTPQRIGTYGVDLTPETRYALGQSYWEEFQTHYNKGNKSLFPNTDFTIEPTTPNGIPLWGTGDSAAGIQHAGQVVNVYLLMIRELHRVKDQFSRAVAAAKDNGRTFSDLGALTSVTVRTSQAEAEKQFYQIFEKTGAELLKQKLDVSIKRKTGGEQSIHDFKAPDAQRQEWVDYIRKGQLPPLESLRLEDNLFAGMSAWSSLDIFGFASSAAYLVGSPENIAAQVETYHKEAGLSALIMSGWPLIEEAEYTAKLLLPLLKDIGE
- a CDS encoding YncE family protein, producing the protein MGLSACSIGSIHAASATPIQPANTQQVFFVGNNWDGTVTVIRSGGDFSKVGVINMIPDRKERLKEIHLNPIQLIAYTYIQATAGQGNDQLVDDMYSTPDGQSVVASRPSFADVVSINIKTGKINWRSKVEGFRADHMAVSPDGQRVAVSASSGNVVHVLDINTGKELGRFPTGDKPHENIYFAGGNKILNSSIGNVETPLDASWQDFTKGKRMITIADANNYSVLKKIDFRPALDKFGRKDLSNSVRPMVFSNDETKLYAQVSFFNGLVEYDLINDKVTRIGQLPGSTKIPKDRTKWVNDSRHHGLSISADGEKLCVAGTMDDYATIVDRKTLQAGKLIPAGKPYWATRSPDGKSCLISESDTDVVTVIDFATGNKVLSVPVGNHPQRVRLGYAPADWSTK
- a CDS encoding HAD-IA family hydrolase, which translates into the protein MQILIQDQPFEKIEFQAVLFDLDGTLVESTGLIRDILSHWAVEQGLDADAVLNFSHGKRTQDIVANFIHDESCSLHYQKLTEKFLAASVHTQAIQAAATFIQVLNQHHVPWAVVSSSERELIFARMQAADLPMPEYVVAAEDIVQGKPNPEGYLNGAKLLHIPLEQCVVFEDSAAGIQAAQAAGAQVIVVGAEDAAYTHISDFGQIKYLD